The following proteins come from a genomic window of Candidozyma auris chromosome 4, complete sequence:
- a CDS encoding FG-nucleoporin gives MKRSVSPQTVQDSSGAPVSKKRRFLGVVTSLASRLFSKQESSQSNEPIFANEADDAPESLPTDFVSKKRRSSVHESLKAANEAVPRMSTQLPCVKGYSGLTQTLQTQNDVFNVASEHERRESILPPNVPDYVANGDDESAFLKDLSPNLNSIPRKSLLPTMERDLDYNNSDEMEDEPNGGALVAQPEFAPMYQDEEGNLIRPPFINLDPNERYHLLQLKRSVEMSEYLQSRLKYMVNPDETRSVSVGGTKVDTTTQTQNVDTLERTMSFNSLRNKMANAKKQRRQRKTRGFFSGEFYYEPQAPKKTAKASTAAGADLNGYLGEIQKPQFSKPKQDKPVSLFPDQETSPKIGLEKHHRTGLDSILKNGKDEKPVLDQDYLDKTESIIKMKETRSKAPKESSIGPSSGFNLEINKDKLGSILQTRKEDDKRVEKANEADSGNAEEEGKRALFGLPTSSGESESKRKRVIDYDASEAKKPPFMFNPSASKNNDEKAEEKKPAFSFGKSETQPLSFNLSKSGTSDDKSVVPSKPAFSFGESQTKLDSKEDDKKDENNGEEPPKFSFGGSSSGPLFGGSKRLRDEDEQKSSDKGADTPKFSFGSNAKSSSFKSPTTVARSSEGEDEKDGSKSHFGPPKQSNPDVPTEQTPSTEDSDSKKEAATAFSFGKSTEKDGSKPAVSFSGSSEKKDTTPAFSFGGQAEKKETAPSFSFGGTAEKKGTTPAFSFGSSEKKETTPMFSFGGTAEKKDVTPAFAFGDSSEEKKATPSFSFGGSSEKKVAPAFNFGSTESKASTPNESSDTKRDGTSDNASEKVENATPSFSFTPNKNSEKPNLFGGEKKDTPKFDFKASSTTPKFSFDKPKSEEPKESNDAPKFNFGGTKSVSPSFNFGASSSKEPLGDSKPLSMSGKETTPAFSVSSKETTPKPFQFGQAGAKPTFNFGNTQMPSMQTPAFGGDPKNTSASTFSFGKPETPSIPNQAGTGNASEQKPAFSFGQAATVDPASIFGASSDSNTPAPKPATAFGGPSNTASPFNFGATQQPVFGGTTGVFGGPNPNAPAAPAFNFGSNMAAPQPTQSPFGQANTSSVFGSRGSTPGAATMPGQPGGAVANPASIFGGNTNQPQQGFGAGAAQFNSAPGSLGTGSRENTPPVFGTGAPGAPGAPGAFGAGQSFTPPMAVQGRRIAQMRRPRRR, from the coding sequence ATGAAGCGTTCCGTCAGCCCCCAGACAGTTCAAGATCTGTCTGGAGCGCCTGTATCGAAAAAGCGGAGGTTTTTGGGCGTCGTCACGTCTTTAGCCTCCCGCTTGTTTTCCAAACAAGAATCATCGCAATCAAACGAACCCATTTTCGCCAATGAGGCCGATGATGCACCCGAACTGCTTCCCACTGATTTTGTCtcgaaaaaaagaagactgTCAGTGCATGAATCTTTGAAAGCGGCTAACGAGGCCGTCCCTAGAATGTCTACGCAGCTTCCTTGCGTGAAAGGCTACCTGGGGCTTACTCAGACTTTACAGACGCAAAATGATGTTTTCAACGTGGCCAGTGAGCATGAGAGACGAGAGTCTATTTTGCCTCCCAATGTGCCAGACTATGTGGCTAATGGTGACGACGAATCTGCATTTCTCAAGGACTTATCTCCAAATTTGAATAGCATTCCCAGAAAGAGTTTGCTACCGACGATGGAGCGGGATTTGGATTACAACAACTCTGACGAGATGGAGGATGAGCCCAATGGAGGCGCTTTGGTGGCACAACCAGAGTTTGCTCCCATGTACCAAGACGAAGAGGGTAATTTGATTAGACCTCCAttcatcaacttggacCCAAACGAAAGGTATCATTTGTTGCAGCTCAAGCGGTCCGTAGAAATGTCAGAATATTTACAGAGCCGTTTAAAATACATGGTGAACCCAGATGAGACAAGAAGCGTGTCGGTTGGTGGAACTAAGGTAGACACTACTACCCAGACTCAAAACGTGGATACCCTTGAGCGTACTATGAGTTTCAACAGTCTACGCAATAAAATGGCAAATGCTAAGAAACAGCGCCGGCAGCGAAAAACACGTGGATTTTTTTCTGGTGAATTTTACTATGAACCACAGGCTCCTAAGAAAACTGCAAAAGCTCTGACGGCTGCCGGTGCTGACTTGAATGGATATCTAGGCGAAATTCAAAAACCTCAATTTTCCAAGCCTAAGCAAGATAAGCCTGTTTCGCTATTTCCAGATCAGGAGACATCTCCAAAGATTGGCTTGGAAAAACACCATCGCACAGGTCTAGATAGCATATTGAAGAATGGGAAGGATGAGAAGCCTGTTTTGGATCAAGATTACTTGGACAAGACCGAAAGCATAATCAAAATGAAGGAAACAAGGAGCAAGGCTCCCAAGGAGTCATCCATTGGACCCAGCAGTGGGTTCAACCTTGAAATAAATAAGGACAAGCTTGGATCTATTTTGCAGACTCGgaaagaagatgacaaaCGTGTCGAGAAAGCAAACGAAGCTGATTCAGGAAatgctgaggaagaagggAAGCGTGCTCTTTTCGGTCTTCCGACATCTTCAGGCGAATCAGAATCTAAGCGAAAAAGAGTCATTGACTATGATGCAtcagaagcaaagaagccTCCTTTTATGTTCAACCCTTCTGCTTCTAAGAATAATGATGaaaaagctgaagaaaagaagcctgCATTTCTGTTTGGTAAATCCGAGACTCAGCCGCTCAGCTTCAACCTCTCGAAATCAGGTACCTCGGATGACAAATCGGTCGTACCGTCTAAACCAGCGTTCTCGTTTGGTGAGTCTCAGACGAAGCTTGACAGCAAAGAGGATGACAAAAAGGATGAGAATAACGGTGAGGAACCCCCCAAATTCTCGTTTGGCGGTTCTAGTTCCGGACCGCTATTCGGTGGCTCTAAGAGGTTGCgcgatgaagatgagcaGAAGTCATCAGACAAGGGCGCCGATACCCCTAAGTTTTCATTTGGATCTAATGCCAAACTGAGCTCGTTCAAGTCCCCCACCACTGTGGCCAGATCTTCCGAGggtgaagatgaaaaagatggTTCTAAGTCACATTTTGGTCCCCCCAAACAATCTAATCCGGATGTACCTACGGAGCAAACGCCATCCACTGAAGACTCAGATAGTAAAAAGGAAGCCGCAACTGCGTTCAGCTTTGGCAAAAGCACTGAGAAGGATGGTTCGAAACCGGCAGTTTCATTCAGTGGCTCctcagagaagaaggacacGACCCCGGCATTTTCCTTTGGGGGCcaagcagagaaaaaggaaaccGCCCCACTGTTTAGCTTTGGTGGAACTGCTGAAAAGAAGGGCACGACTCCAGCATTTTCATTTGGCTCGtctgagaagaaggaaacCACCCCTATGTTCAGCTTTGGTGGAACTgctgaaaagaaggacGTGACTCcagcatttgcatttgGCGATTCTTcagaggaaaagaaagccaCCCCACTGTTCAGCTTTGGCGGCTCttctgaaaagaaagtcGCTCCAGCTTTCAACTTTGGCTCTACGGAATCCAAAGCATCAACTCCCAATGAGTCCTCAGACACGAAGAGAGACGGCACGTCTGATAATGCACTGGAAAAGGTGGAGAATGCTACACCTTCCTTTTCATTTACACCAAATAAGAATTCCGAAAAACCAAAtctttttggtggtgagaaAAAAGATACGCCTAAGTTTGACTTCAAGGCTTCTAGCACAACCCCAAAGTTCTCATTCGATAAGCCTAAATCGGAGGAGCCAAAAGAGTCAAATGACGCCCCAAAGTTCAATTTTGGTGGCACGAAGTCTGTGTCACCATCTTTCAATTTCGGtgcttcttcctccaaagAGCCATTGGGGGACTCGAAGCCCTTATCAATGTCGGGAAAGGAAACTACGCCTGCCTTCTCAGTGTCATCCAAGGAAACCACGCCAAAACCATTCCAGTTCGGTCAAGCTGGCGCAAAGCCCACGTTTAACTTTGGCAACACTCAGATGCCTTCCATGCAAACACCGGCATTCGGTGGCGACCCGAAAAACACATCTGCATCCACATTTTCATTTGGCAAACCCGAAACGCCTCTGATCCCCAACCAGGCCGGCACTGGAAATGCATCTGAACAAAAACCTGCATTCTCGTTTGGTCAGGCTGCTACGGTGGACCCAGCGCTGATATTTGGTGCTAGTAGTGACTCTAACACGCCGGCTCCCAAGCCGGCCACAGCGTTCGGTGGCCCTTCTAACACGGCATCACCATTTAATTTTGGAGCTACGCAACAGCCAGTCTTCGGAGGCACTACGGGAGTTTTCGGCGGGCCCAATCCAAACGCCCCAGCGGCTCCAGCATTCAACTTTGGATCGAACATGGCCGCACCTCAACCTACTCAAAGTCCGTTTGGTCAGGCGAATACTTCCAGTGTTTTTGGTTCCAGAGGTTCTACACCAGGAGCTGCTACAATGCCCGGTCAACCAGGCGGGGCCGTGGCAAATCCAGCGTCGATTTTCGGAGGTAATACGAATCAGCCTCAACAAGGTTTCGGAGCCGGAGCTGCTCAATTCAATAGTGCCCCAGGCAGCCTCGGAACGGGCAGTAGAGAAAATACCCCACCGGTGTTTGGAACTGGTGCCCCTGGCGCCCCTGGCGCCCCTGGCGCTTTCGGAGCCGGTCAGCTGTTCACCCCTCCTATGGCAGTTCAGGGCCGTCGTATCGCTCAGATGCGCCgtccaagaagaagataa
- the INO4 gene encoding Ino4p, with protein MENPIKKEPSSDEVERKKSSNLTEEQKKAHHIASEQKRRENIRAEFDRIVSLTPTLTEQENRSELSILTKSADYIDQLKDENKQLVELCRMKGIPVPDELIYKGPGIAHK; from the exons ATGGAAAACCCAATTAAAAAGGAACCGTCCTCAGATGAGGTCGAGAGAAAGAAGTCCTCCAATTTAACAgaagagcagaagaag GCGCATCACATAGCCTCTGAGCAGAAAAGGCGAGAGAATATTCGTGCCGAGTTTGACCGAATTGTGTCTCTCACGCCGACGTTGACAGAGCAGGAGAACCGTTCGGAGCTTAGCATCTTAACTAAGTCTGCAGACTACATTGACCAGTTGAAGGACGAAAACAAGCAGTTGGTGGAGTTGTGTCGGATGAAAGGGATCCCAGTTCCCGATGAACTAATATACAAGGGTCCCGGCATTGCTCACAAGTGA
- a CDS encoding MDR family NADP-dependent oxidoreductase, giving the protein MSSRIAVETPPTKEVNLNWGQSDSTFKLTDNPLPALKDGDIRVKIIYLSNDPTQRTWIAANQDASRAYFKPIEKGETVAARGIGKVLESKSSNYKVGDYVSGQFGWADEYVVPESAVSLKIDPAAGLPLPTYLATLGSIGLTAYFGLTEVGKLKKGQSILISAASGATGSTAVQLAKHVFGASKVYGIAGSDEKCRWVESIGADKCVNYKNPSWKEELEKEFETVDVYFDNVGGEILSWALKHVVRFGRVIACGAISGYNDRSLATVKTWGQITSNRLTIEGFIVIDFKDKFPYAIGELIKAIKEGKLKATEGVALIDLSKDEIPLKGVPSTWHRLFTDKPQGKLITKIANE; this is encoded by the coding sequence ATGTCTTCGAGAATTGCTGTGGAAACACCTCCTACTAAAGAAGTCAACCTAAACTGGGGTCAGAGCGACTCTACCTTCAAGCTCACAGACAACCCTCTTCCAGCTTTGAAAGATGGTGACATTCGTGTCAAGATCATCTACTTGTCGAACGACCCGACTCAGAGAACATGGATAGCGGCCAACCAGGATGCTTCCAGAGCTTACTTCAAGCCCATAGAGAAGGGTGAAACTGTGGCTGCTCGCGGAATCGGAAAGGTCTTGGAATCCAAGCTGTCGAATTATAAAGTGGGTGATTATGTGCTGGGGCAGTTTGGCTGGGCTGATGAGTACGTGGTACCTGAGCTGGCTGTCAGCTTGAAAATTGACCCTGCTGCTGGGCTCCCCTTGCCTACGTATCTTGCAACGTTAGGCAGCATTGGCTTGACTGCTTACTTCGGTTTGACAGAGGTGggcaagttgaagaaaggtCAATCCATCTTGATTTCTGCTGCTAGTGGTGCTACAGGCTCTACTGCTGTGCAATTGGCCAAGCACGTTTTTGGTGCCAGCAAAGTGTACGGCATTGCAGGCAGCGACGAGAAGTGCCGTTGGGTCGAGCTGATCGGTGCAGACAAATGCGTGAACTATAAGAACCCTTCGTGGaaggaggagctcgagaaggAGTTCGAGACTGTCGATGTGTATTTTGACAATGTTGGAGGTGAGATTCTCAGCTGGGCACTCAAGCATGTTGTAAGATTTGGACGTGTGATTGCGTGCGGTGCTATCTCTGGCTACAATGATCGCTCGTTGGCCACTGTAAAAACCTGGGGTCAGATCACTTCTAACAGATTGACCATCGAAGGATTTATCGTGATAGATTTCAAGGACAAATTTCCCTATGCGATCGgggagttgatcaaggccatcaaggaagGTAAACTCAAGGCGACCGAAGGTGTTGCGTTGATTGATTTATCTAAGGATGAAATCCCGTTGAAGGGGGTTCCGCTGACTTGGCACAGACTATTCACTGACAAACCTCAGGGCAAACTTATCACCAAGATTGCCAATGAGTAG
- the MRP2 gene encoding mitochondrial 37S ribosomal protein uS14m, with the protein MVFRFPVKFEIPKHVYVNGRVLKDAFKRTQVAEYEVTRNALRYIARNTTLPPKARLEAQLQLASMPKYTAPTQVKDRCIASGNSKWVISDFKLNRTEFRNRARRGQIPGVAIGSW; encoded by the coding sequence ATGGTGTTCAGGTTCCCTGTGAAGTTTGAAATCCCCAAGCATGTTTACGTAAATGGAAGGGTGCTCAAAGATGCTTTCAAGAGAACCCAGGTGGCAGAATACGAGGTGACAAGAAATGCCCTCAGGTACATTGCCAGAAACACCACGCTCCCGCCAAAAGCCCGTTTAGAGGCCCAGTTGCAGCTTGCTTCGATGCCCAAGTACACAGCACCCACACAGGTCAAAGACCGTTGTATCGCTTCAGGAAATTCCAAATGGGTGATCAGCGacttcaaattgaacagAACCGAGTTCAGAAACAGAGCCAGAAGGGGCCAGATCCCTGGAGTGGCCATTGGATCTTGGTAA
- a CDS encoding putative peptidylprolyl isomerase, with the protein MDPTAEVIVQTTKGEIHIELFVKELPEFARPFLQNCLDNKYKDISFDKVLPNLVQTGATGSGTAYKKKFHSRLKFSIKGCVGLVNSADDKYASVDGFFITTKEAPELNNHYVMIGRVVGDSIYNVIKMSQNDLKEDGETPVHPVFIKETRVTKKFFTDLEASVEEIKAEEPKKKKRKAIKLAYDEEEGEDGEGEFRMRSAHEMLGDKKLAKADSDHAEKNTAHKADKKIDENKAELHKDLHVVNQKGKIKDSAASSSEIQQSGTTRSEIMSADVITKRKESEKLPQNLERDPTIDPPYDSDLDLPEDTVEYEQLCKHQYVCS; encoded by the coding sequence ATGGACCCAACGGCAGAGGTGATCGTGCAAACGACAAAAGGAGAAATCCACATAGAGCTCTTTGTCAAAGAGCTACCCGAGTTTGCGAGGCCATTTCTTCAGAATTGCCTAGATAACAAGTATAAGGATATCTCGTTTGATAAGGTCCTTCCGAACTTGGTGCAAACGGGAGCCACAGGTTCAGGCACAGCATATAAAAAGAAATTCCACTCGAGGCTAAAGTTCAGCATAAAAGGGTGTGTAGGTTTGGTTAATTCGGCTGACGACAAATACGCTTCGGTAgatggcttcttcatcactaCCAAAGAGGCACCAGAGCTCAATAATCACTATGTGATGATAGGCAGGGTGGTAGGAGACTCGATATATAATGTGATCAAAATGTCACAGAACGATTTGAAAGAGGACGGAGAAACTCCCGTACATCCAGTTTTCATTAAGGAAACTAGGGTCaccaagaagttcttcactGATCTTGAGGCATCGGTGGAGGAAATAAAGGCagaagagccaaagaagaagaagaggaaggcAATCAAGTTGGCTtatgatgaggaagaaggtgaagatggtgaaggtgaGTTCAGAATGCGTTCTGCTCACGAGATGCTAGGTGATAAAAAGTTGGCAAAAGCTGATAGTGATCATGCTGAGAAAAATACAGCTCACAAAGCTGACAAGAAGATAGATGAGAACAAAGCTGAGCTACATAAGGATCTACATGTCGTTAATCAAAAAGGGAAAATTAAGGACCTGGCAGCCAGCAGCCTGGAGATACAGCAGCTGGGAACTACTCGCCTGGAGATTATGAGTGCTGACGTTATCACGAAGAGGAAGGAATCAGAGAAACTACCACAAAATCTCGAAAGGGATCCAACTATCGATCCTCCATACGACTCGGACCTAGATCTTCCCGAGGACACAGTGGAGTATGAACAGCTATGTAAGCATCAATACGTGTGTTCCTAA
- the APL4 gene encoding Apl4p: MGSLKSFIKSVRKAKTIADERTVVRKESASIRTSFRDPNLDQTTRRINISKLLYLYILGEKTHFGQVECLKLLASPRFADKRQGYLAVMLLLDENQEVLTLLTNSLDNDMQHPNTFINGLALTCLGNVASPELARDLYNDVEKIIKTTNSAYLKKKACMVAAKLISKEPDLGEVFMPIVQQLSNDKSSQFLLGVCRMIQEVYIHCPDQRQVVLKLVPRLIAQLKRIITAGFMPDYDVSGVTDPFLQVTILQTLRALATDDACSPDYLEQMNDILTQVASNVGSGKNASHAILYECIKTIFAIKSDQSLRVLGINLLGQFLQHKDNNARYVALEMFLTVIDYEPLAVQRHRATIVGCLSDGDISIRRRALELAFAILDEQNIRVLIREILTFLEHCTDNELKPYITSQITIASSRYAPNEKWYYDTLIRMLKMSGNYITSDILSNILAIMMRCGSGELRKHVVSRLFSAAVEDPSQYSLAIVAVWCLGEFADSILGTDVEVNGKQIVASESAILNLIDGYINNSNFTEAETTQLVVYILTAVIKLSVRFHDAQSLEQLRLILNSRTYDTNLEIQTRAVEYQQIFGQSPKLKQGLLAHMPAPSIKDRQSLSLHGGSISTKVPKTLASGASSEKTADLLDLLDDVPAGSSEQKSQPIAESDLLSDIFGSTPSSQPTKTSASNGLLDLYDTASTQPANTNITKPTTRTSSATEVEAFNDGHLRIAFDKQSFQEGQANIDAIITSSSPNKVDQVQLLFAVPKSQKLNITTTAGSDSLVTSNVIRQALRITGKAGSKVKLRVKVKYRLDGTPREDQFDFAGFTGTL; the protein is encoded by the coding sequence ATGGGTTCGTTGAAGCTGTTCATTAAGTCGGTCCGCAAGGCCAAAACAATAGCGGACGAACGTACCGTTGTGCGTAAAGAATCAGCCAGCATTAGAACATCTTTTCGAGACCCAAACTTGGATCAGACAACGAGACGAATAAACATTTCCAAGTTGCTTTATTTATACATTTTGGGCGAAAAGACCCATTTTGGTCAAGTGGAATGcctcaagttgttggctTCGCCGCGTTTTGCTGATAAAAGACAAGGTTATTTGGCGGTGATGCTTCTATTGGATGAGAACCAGGAAGTCTTGACtctcttgacaaactcCTTGGACAATGATATGCAACACCCAAATACTTTCATAAATGGATTGGCGCTTACGTGTTTGGGGAACGTGGCGTCACCAGAGTTGGCCAGAGACTTGTATAAcgatgtggagaagattatCAAAACGACGAATTCGGcatacttgaagaagaaagcttgtATGGTCGCTGCCAAATTGATCAGTAAAGAGCCTGACTTGGGTGAGGTGTTCATGCCAATTGTACAGCAATTGCTGAACGATAAGCTGTCGCAATTTTTGCTTGGAGTTTGTCGTATGATACAAGAGGTATACATCCACTGCCCTGATCAAAGACAAGTGGTACTCAAGTTGGTGCCTCGCTTGATTGCccaattgaagagaatcaTCACCGCAGGCTTTATGCCTGATTATGATGTTTCTGGTGTAACGGATCCATTCTTGCAAGTCACCATACTACAAACTCTTAGAGCGTTGGCCACTGACGATGCATGTCTGCCTGATTACTTGGAGCAAATGAATGACATATTGACTCAGGTGGCCCTGAACGTCGGCTCGGGCAAAAATGCCTCTCACGCAATTTTGTACGAGTGTATCAAGACGATATTCGCCATCAAGTCAGATCAATCTCTAAGAGTCCTTGGTATCAACTTGCTTGGCCAGTTTTTGCAACACAAGGATAATAATGCTCGTTACGTGGCTCTTGAAATGTTCCTAACAGTTATAGACTATGAGCCATTGGCAGTACAAAGACACAGAGCGACAATTGTCGGCTGTCTCCTGGATGGTGATATCTCGATTCGTCGTAGAGCTTTGGAGCTTGCATTTGCTATTCTTGACGAACAAAACATTCGTGTATTGATTCGAGAGATCTTGACCTTTTTGGAACATTGCACAGATAATGAGTTGAAGCCCTATATTACCTCGCAGATCACTATCGCCTCATCGAGATACGCTCCAAACGAGAAATGGTACTATGACACCTTAATTCGAATGCTCAAGATGTCTGGTAATTACATTACTTCCGATATCCTTTCCAATATATTAGCGATCATGATGAGATGCGGATCGGGGGAGTTAAGAAAGCATGTCGTCTCCCGTCTTTTTCTGGCTGCCGTTGAGGACCCGCTGCAATACAGTTTAGCCATAGTTGCTGTTTGGTGTTTGGGTGAGTTTGCAGATTCCATTCTTGGCACGGatgttgaagtcaatgGAAAGCAAATTGTAGCTTCAGAGCTGGCAATCTTGAATCTTATTGATGGCTACATCAACAATTCGAATTTCACTGAGGCAGAGACAACTCAACTTGTTGTTTATATCCTAACGGCAGTGATAAAACTTTCAGTGAGATTCCATGATGCTCAATCGCTTGAGCAGTTGAGACTTATACTCAACTCACGAACTTATGATACCAATCTTGAAATACAAACTCGTGCCGTGGAATATCAGCAAATATTTGGTCAAAGCCCAAAATTGAAGCAAGGCCTTTTGGCACACATGCCTGCTCCGTCAATCAAGGATAGACAATCGTTGAGTTTGCATGGTGGAAGCATCCTGACGAAGGTTCCTAAGACACTTGCACTGGGTGCCTCATCTGAAAAGACTGCAGACCTCTTAGACCTATTAGATGACGTGCCGGCAGGATCCTCGGAACAAAAACTGCAACCCATCGCCGAGAGTGACCTTTTGCTGGATATCTTCGGTTCTACACCTTCATCGCAGCCCACCAAAACTTCCGCATCCAATGGTCTTCTCGACTTGTACGATACGGCATCCACACAACCAGCGAACACCAACATTACAAAACCAACTACCCGTACCTCATCTGCAACAGAAGTAGAAGCGTTCAACGATGGGCATTTGAGGATTGCGTTTGACAAGCAGTCCTTCCAAGAAGGGCAAGCAAACATCGATGCAATTATCACATCATCCAGTCCTAacaaagttgatcaagttcaatTGCTATTTGCTGTGCCCAAGTCACAGAAATTAAACATCACTACCACAGCAGGAAGTGACTCTCTAGTCACGAGCAACGTCATTCGCCAGGCATTACGAATCACCGGAAAGGCAGGGTccaaggtgaagttgagaGTGAAAGTGAAGTACAGACTTGATGGCACTCCTAGAGAGGATCAGTTTGACTTTGCAGGTTTTACAGGCACGTTGTAG
- a CDS encoding ribosome biosynthesis protein RRP14 gives MTNSLEERLKTHSTAFDGLLSLIPAKYYYDDATQDQWQQKKKSKKDAAQDKRAKLDPDNAASADTYNNGGATARDVMEMKAKNAKKVNLPSEPSPAEKSNEELLLNGGDLIFDDEGDEREVKEEEEKKKSQKLQQKSKPKKELTEEEKLEREKRRLELKERLASKIQMMREKRKAPGTKNTPVKSREQILAERKKKQELKRQEKLKRKREEEEAEEAGESEDDKSEGEDRSDDENEDVLFGNIEFQDGTRVTSDLAKLRNGVAQKKKKGPANNDIKAHLVKLENKKRKLSQLSPEEQASSKEADQWKSLLSQAEGIKVKDDEKLLKKALKRKEKQKLRSETEWKDRKQVVKDTIAARAKRREANLKARKENKGKKGKNQPRLKKFSGVVRKGGKAKDGKKRPGFEGSAKSRGKK, from the coding sequence GAACGCTTGAAAACACATTCTACGGCGTTTGACGGGTTACTATCCTTGATACCCGCCAAGTACTACTACGATGATGCCACTCAGGATCAGTggcagcagaagaagaagagcaagaaagaCGCTGCGCAAGATAAAAGGGCTAAATTGGACCCTGATAATGCTGCTCTGGCAGATACGTATAACAACGGCGGCGCTACGGCCAGAGATGTTATGGAGATGAAGGCGAAGAACGCTAAGAAAGTCAACCTTCCGAGTGAGCCTTCCCCTGCTGAAAAAAGTaatgaagagcttcttttgaatGGCGGTGATCTCatatttgatgatgaaggtgatgaaaGGGAAgtcaaggaggaggaggagaagaagaagtcacAGAAACTACAACAAAAGCTGAAGCCCAAGAAGGAGCTAaccgaggaagagaaactAGAGAGGGAAAAGCGCAGGCTTGAACTCAAGGAAAGGCTTGCCAGCAAAATACAAATGATGAGGGAAAAGAGGAAAGCTCCAGGCACGAAAAACACCCCCGTCAAAAGTAGGGAACAGATTCTagcagaaagaaagaagaagcaggagttgaagaggcAAGAGAAGCTtaagagaaagagagaggaagaagaagccgagGAAGCTGGCGAAAGTGAAGACGACAAGTCTGAAGGAGAAGACAGGtctgatgatgagaatgaagaTGTCCTTTTCGGCAATATTGAATTCCAGGATGGAACGCGAGTAACTTCCGATCTTGCGAAGCTCAGAAACGGTGTggctcaaaagaagaaaaagggtCCAGCCAACAATGACATCAAGGCCCACTTGGTGAAACTCGAGAACAAGAAGCGCAAATTGTCCCAGTTGTCTCCTGAGGAGCAGGCATCGTCTAAAGAGGCAGACCAGTGGAAGAGCCTTTTGTCGCAGGCTGAGGGCATTAAGGTCAAAGATGacgagaagcttttgaagaaagctttgaagaggaagGAGAAACAAAAGCTCAGGTCCGAGACGGAGTGGAAGGATAGAAAGCAGGTAGTGAAAGACACCATTGCAGCCAGAgccaagagaagagaggcCAACTTGAAAGCACGTAAAGAGaacaagggcaagaaggGAAAGAACCAGCCtagattgaagaagttttctGGCGTGGTGAGGAAGGGAGGCAAGGCCAAAGACGGCAAGAAGCGGCCCGGATTTGAAGGAAGTGCTAAATCCAGAGGTAAAAAGTGA